The Dreissena polymorpha isolate Duluth1 chromosome 2, UMN_Dpol_1.0, whole genome shotgun sequence nucleotide sequence GTGTTACAgcacctggtctgttgcaacacgcacACTTGATAGACGACAACAACTATTTCAAACTCTTATACAAACACGTTTGTTGAGATGTGTACGAAGGGACTTAAAtaagcaaatattaacaaatgACTATAAAAAAGCGAAATAGACATATACTGAAATTACCGATTAAAATCTTTAAAGGTTGCTGTGAtaacaacttactcgccataaggatGATTCAATTgcttatcattttctttttacGTTTCACAAGTAactattgtttacagttaaaaggtgtgatgatgataccCGACATTGACTTTTATGTACTGTTttaattaccgttttatattacgtaaatggtaaaactgtaattatgtgttaaacaatctgcggtaaacgcttacttcattgaccgacgtcaatcaaaaataatattcgtcAGTTAACCCCGTCCTCATAAGCATTCTCGGAACCGATTGGACGGCGAATAATACAGATTGGCGACTAGAAAGTAACCTGCAAATTTCTCGTGACGCATCTTGGCCTGTATCTCAACCCAAGGTCCGCCACGCCCGTCTTCTACGCTGCCACCTCCGCTGTCCCCGTCCCTCTCCTGGCCATGTAGTGAAACTACTATCTACATTGTACttacggacaattaccattccgcttagCGATCCTTCCAAGTTCTGAGAGAACGTCCGGGTCGAGGGATGACGGTTCTCGCTTGATTAACAGAGCCGCCCGAGGAAGTTCCCATATCCGACCATCCACTGGCAGGGAAACCACTATCCTCCTAcgaacaattaccattccgcttggaGTCTTCAAGAAAATCTTCTGTGAGTgactctccccccccccccccccccccccgatcgcGACGTGcatgctccagctgctgaccgagcgcTGTTAAAGTAATGAATACTATATCGATTATTAAGTTACCTTGATTTTTTGACAATCGCCATgttcttttacattttcaactttaaTCGCGAGCTTACAGATTTAATTGCCATTGGCGATTTTGTCAATCGGaaacgctaaaatataatatcgtgactttgaaataaagtttgtcgcatattcaccgcttaaatttgtgttattaattgcacgtgtattcaaaccacacgtaaacgtttgtaaataaaaattacaatacGGGATATCACACAATTTGTGTCCTCAATTTGCTTATTAAGAGTTTTTcttttcaccatcgaaatatatggtattcaaataattttattagcatgcagttttctttcgacatgcAGGttttttcgacacattcaaatcataaTTTTCTagccgtgtcatgcgaaaatatgtcTTATGGCGCGTTTGCTAGCGCAAGttttcgtggtctcattatgacagacagacagacagacatactttttttattcaagacttgcacatagtacatcgtctaaacacatatatttacaactaATATGTCAACATGTTAAGACATCCATAATTCCGTATTTTGTGAagagaaaaacaaaaaacaaaaaacataacaaaaaatcaacCGTTGTGAAAAAGGTGTTAAGTTAACATAAATGATCATACCATTTCTATAGTGGAGATGAGCAAATATCGAATATGTTTTTGAATTTTCAAAACATATGTATGCATATGAGattaacaattttttaaataaatacaataaatacaattatttgctctaagtttattttaacacagctaacaatttttaaataaatgccaaTAACATTTGCTGCAATTAATAAATTCCAATAATTGTTCCATTTGTATCCTTACATAAATAAATCAgcaaacattaatttgtattcgATACATCACGAGCATTTAAATTTTCAGACCGCATGGTAAGTGATTCTTTTATAAAAAGTGATAATTTAATAAGTTCAGCTCTGTTACTGGATTTAAgtaattctaaatatttataaactgatGGCCTTATATAGTATTTacttttgatatattttgttcttATTGTTTGGTATCTGGAGcacacacaaacaaaatgatattcatcttctataTCGTTTGTGTTACAAATAAAACAGTGTCGTTCCTGTCTTGGTGTATTATTCCTTGCATATCTACCTGACTGGATACGTAATGGATGTGCCGACATGCGCAATCTACAAAAATAGAATCTTAGACTTTTTGGAATAAAATCCAGATACATTTCATACTCTAGCGTTTGTTTAAATTGCATATAGATTTCTAAAACAGAGCTCTTTTCTAGGGtaccaaaccattcttgtttaaaggtGTCACTTACtcgttgtttaaaaatatgtacaaattCTTGAGGGTTAATAGTATGAACGTTATTAAAAACATCTGCAAAACCATGATTTTCCAACATCAGCTTTATATGATAAACCCAGTTACGGTGTCCTTTAGAACAGTTATTAAGTGATTGTTCGTaaaccttttttaaaataatattttctgtaGATACCAGCTGAAACCAATAATTTAACATACGGATGTACCTATCTACATATAGTGGGTATCTACCCAAGTCACCGTACACTGTGGCATTACAAGTATTAGGTTTAACATTTagaattcttttacaaaattttaagtGTATTCTTTCGATTTCTGTCGCTTTTGAATATCCCCATGTTTCTGCTGCATAATTTAACGTAGATCCAACAAAGGCATCGAATAGTTGGCAATAAATTCTAGGTTTTAAATCAAATTGATTACACTTACTTAGTAAAACATTCATGGCTTTAAGCGCCTTACCCACTAAATGCTCTTGATTCAGATTAAAATTACCAGTATAGTTAAACACATTCCCTAAGTAATTAAAAGCATTAACTACTTCAATTTTTTGCCCATTATAGTGCCAATGTTCAGATTCTAATAAACCTCCACGTTTCCGAAAAACCATAATTTTCGTTTTTTCATCATTAACCTTTAAACCCCATGAATCACAGTATTGATAGAGCTTATTTAAAAGATACTGAACTTCAGTAGGTGTTTTGCCTATAATGGCCATATCATCGGCAAAAAgcaaaagtattaatacaatatcatcaatAAGTATACCAGATTGAACATCTTGTTGTAGGAACATTtctaaatcttcaacaaatagagaaaacaataatggggacattacctccccttgtcgTAAGCCAAcggcataattaaaataatcAGAGTAGTTAGTGCATGatttaacacatgattttacatAAGAATACATATCCTTAACAATTCTTAAAATTTTGCCCTGTattccagatttatacaattttagcCACATACCATTTCTATATAttgaatcaaaacatttcatcatatcaacaaatataacataaagccttttgttttcaaacaaataattatgaACTAGTGACAAAAGAATAAATATTGCGTCAACTGTAGAGCGCCCCTTGTGAAATCCAAAATCGGGCGTCagaaattatataattttgttcaCATACATGCTCAATACGTTTATTTAAAACTGTAGTGAATATTTTAGATAGACAACTGACAAGAGTTATGCCCCTGTAATTATTAACATCAACAGTTGAACCTTTCTTATGTAATGGGATAATTATTCCCTTTGTCCACTGCTCGGGGAAAAAGCCCGAGTCAATGATTGTGTTAAATATATCACACAAATGACCTGATAAAATATCAATGGTTTCAATAAAGTACTCGTTTAACAAATGGTCACATCCATAGGCTGTGTTACGCTTCAGCGATTTGACATCATTTATGATTTCTTCTGTGGTAATCCGATTATCAAGTTCAGGGTAAACAGTATTTGGTATATTAAAGTCattgttaatattaaaattatctgCCTCTTCATTTTTACAATCGAATAAATTTCCCCctaaattcataaaataatcaCGTAAATCATTTAATGGTATATTCCCATTCTTTTTACCTGAAAATGATTTAAGAGTGCTTCCAAAAATCCTTTGGTCGACTGGTTTTCATACGTTCGAGTTTACGCATTTGCTCCTTATAGCTAgcattctttttcttctttattaTCTGTTTATAGTGTGTTTTACATTCGCATAAATTAATTCTATTTATTTCCGATTTTTCATTATTAAATCTATTTAAAGCGTTGATGTTAATATCTCTAGCGGTTTTACATTCCGTATCAAACCATTCAGTATCCAAGCGCTTACATTCATTAAAATAGGTGctgtcttaaaaaaaaacattttttggaaAACGATGGGTTTGCTAtatcttgtaaaatatttgtaaagtcaCTAAGCGTACTGTCGACAGACAATCTAGCTGTACAATTCGAGCTATTAATAATCGCATTTAATTTTGACAGATTTGCAATAACACCTGATCGAAATTGATCTCTTAACTGTTCATTCCATTTCAATTTTGTTTCTGCAAAAGACGTTTTGACTGCGATAACATTGTTACAttgtaaagaaaacaataatgGGGCGTGGTCACTCCATTCAGTAAAGCCAACAATCGTGCAACTGTTAATTTGTGCAAAATTGCGATCGCAGGTAAGCAAATAATCTATAACCGAACAACCGTTATGGGAAAGAAATGTGTAATGGTTCGAATCGCCTAGTCGACCGTTTACAATGCGTAAACCGGTCGCTTTACATTAATCCAATAATTTAGTCCCGTGGTtattcaatctcttgcacgacggttacattacattcacctctgtgttgggctcagaccggactattgttatgaaagcgtctcattcatgtcatgatcataccaagcgttcatcattgaggttacagtatactaaacaatctcttgcacgacggttacattacattcactgcattaaagaaaaccatctcataccatgatatcttatatcagtcttaatttataattataaaattgatatggttttttgttgttaagaaaccaacatacatacacacgtcgaagcaattcctaacgtcactcaataaacattatgttcaattatttacatatgtaaagtgcgtggaatgattccatctgcgtaaatgggcaataacatagttccaaagagttgcattaaaactcgcaagtatttgcacgatttatcgtacatttaaaagtcatatttcttaatttaatgcatgcgatcttaaatatccaatcaaatatacattgaatgcgtttgttcggttttagctatttcatagacaaaatggcgtgctgagcctttcgcagagttgtatgtgagagcaaggaacgacaactctgcgtggagattggtggTTAATGTGCCGTACATCAATTGAGGCCCTACTAGAGGTGTCATCCGGACTGTAATCAATATCATCCGTGCAAACATTAATTTTAtcatgtataatacaatcattctTTTGACCCACCCTACTGTTAAAATCTCCAAATATATAGACTGCTCCCAAATTGCTGTACACGTTAATATCATGTTCTAATGCGTTAAAAAGGTCGACATTAAAAGTATTATAAATTGGCGAATCTTCACCCCAAATATAAGTACCACATTCCttgtaatataatattaaaccACCACTACTACGTTTTGCATTTCTATGTTGATATTTCCTATAAAAATTATGAGAAACATACTAGTAACCGTTTAATTCAATGTCAGAGTTTGCATTACACCAagattcataaataaaacaaatatcatttttaCCTAATATATCCTGAGTAGTCCTACTGGCTCACTGGTCGGCCATCGATGTACAGCGTGTCATAAGCAATCCAGGCTTTCTTGCCACCCCTCTTTGCTTCCTTCATCTTAGGAACGAGACGCCGCCGTTTCTCCTGAATCTCCGGAGGAAACTGTTCAAAAACATTATAAGGCGAGCCTTTCAGCTCTGGCCACTGGCGTCTCACTTCCTCGCGGTCCTTGAAGAAGGCAAACTTAACCACCACAGAACGCACCTTCCCTGTTACCGGATGCGATGGTGAACGGTGTACACGTTCAAGGCGCATCGCATCGACTGCATCGCTGGCTAGCTTAAGCTTCTCCTTTAGGAAAGCGCGCAGCTTGGTCTCGGTGACCGCCGGGGGTTCATTTCCGGTAGTGTTGTCCTCCTCGATACCGGTGAGGATCAGGTTGTTCCTCATTGATTGTGACTAGAGGTAGGCCACATCGTCGCTTAGCTGTTGTCTCCTCTTATCCATCTCGGAAACACGTGAATCTAGGAGACCTATACCTATATCTGCTGAGTCGACCTTGTCTTCTAGTCGCATGACCTTCTCCTCCGTGCGTTTGGAACGTTCGTCAAGCACCAACCATACCTTTTTCATTTCGGACTCGAAGTCTAACACCTTGCGCTCTAACGAATCTATGGCCCTAAACACTTGTGCATTATCGCAAACTTATCGGTAATAAGTTTCATACAAGCCATGATATCGCGATTGGTAGGCTCTTTGCTACTATCTGCCATCGCTGTCACAGACCGCCGGGCGTCACCGCTTTCAACAAAAACACTTGTGTTGGCACTTTCGCAGTCACCAAGATCGTAGCTATCCGCATATAAAACGGCATTCACTTTACCCAGCACGTTACTTAACGCGTTTTCTTCGGCCTCCTCAGACGGGCCTCTATGcttttgttgtttacttttcacaCTATCCGAATAGTCCGAATTACCGTCACTACTATTTCTATACTTTACCATTTTTTAAAACACTCGCGTGTGATgctaattataaaacaaactagTTCAATTGTAGTTTTGTACTCTAAATGCTCTATTTAACtcacaaataattcaaattgtaGACCCGATGAAAACACATTATGTATCTGCTGACATACTGCGAGATGCGCAGGCAGTATCATAGCTACGCtagcgcatatggcataagatccatttcCGCATGACGCGGATCTATAAAAATATCATTGTTTCCTTTAAATGGAACATCTGAGCACAATACTTTTTGATAGGAAAATGAAGTCAAACTGTGTTTTTATCGCGAACGGGCAAATTTCGGTAGGatttcagtctttcaagaacgacTTCGATCCATACCGACTGGAGAATACgtcaaacatttgtggttagatgaAACAATTTCTGTCTTACCATAAAACTATATTTTTCGGTAGTTTTTGTTTCTCATCTTAAAAGCAACACTGTTATCAACATGTATCGATAGCACAATGTGTCTCTCCCGAACGATTTAGTACCAAGTCAAaatgcaaattattatttaaacaaaaattacacaTAATGggttgcaaaacttgctcttaaccttagttgttTGCAACTAAAATCCACTATATGTAACAAaacatatcttttaaaaagatatttgaaaatattaatgctgactttgaaataaagttagaaaatttacttttctaaataattaacttaaaaatcaaaagtttaactattgtttttgttttatttgacaaTTTTGCATATTCACAGAATGAGTTTtgttcttcaccatcgaaatatgtcgttatttatattttaataagtctTAAGGTATAACAATAGTTCTTTGAATAACTCTGAAATCGGTAacacaatttcacgttgcgtgacaAATAACCGTGTgcaatgaatgcagtaaaaatgggatttttgaacaagaacacatgcttattaaataaaaaaattctgatgtatttcacattactataaacagcataaaaatctgtctgttATGCACTAGTAGAAATtcttaagaattaaaaaaaaagttatttgaaataaagcaccacttaacGTCGTGTATGAATCCCCTAAAGTTAAAACGTTAAACCCCAAAAGGTTACGCGATACTGCACCCTGATTTTAGCACAATGCTGTTcgaaataaaattgaattcaaatagcaaatacagcaaactggCAAAGTAGGGTATCATTTTCaagcgttcaggaacgatttcaagACTTGCTGACCGAAAACGGCAAGCATTTGttgttaaggggtgttgctgcagttttgctgatttttttccactaaatagattttgttcaaaatttatattcaagtactatatacaaatactatatgaaaaatgaaataaaaatatagggtcaccggccttgttttgattttattcaccattttgtactttttcatttaaactggaacatctctaattgcctcaaaccaattaataacatatgaaatagacaacatatagatattatataagctgagatacataaaataccattcaattaaacaacacaatgccaaaaaatggagaacacaagttaaattaatttttttaaattattatgtcACTCCAAAAAACttcaattttttactatttttaacaccaaaatgtaactttaaaaaaatttgtcaaatagaattctgcaaaactgctcaaatatgttcatcatcgtgttgtcatcataaaacacaaataaacaaaggGAGTCATCGCACTTTTAaccgagattttttgttttaactatccctaccgtctacgtcaaattttataaaacacatcaattaggcaaaacccaagtaccggtacattgattgtaagaaatatgcataaacattagaaattatttgcaatcttaactgggatcacaacagcttaccaaaagacattaataaaacacaatatttaatcacaaacataataccatcaCCGTAATACCAtgcagtatcaaactcgacctttatcattaataacttatatgtacttgttcacagatttcggcttgttttgaaatttgtgattaaatgctttaaattgattaatttaaaagacatgactaacaagaaatatctttaaaaaaagatatacggcgttgattgtggttgcagttaatgaaaggtaaagacttcaatgaatgagatcaaagatagcgaatgtctttttctgtgcagttcttagctgcagcaaacgcagtacgggatgatacgcggaggtttcgcggcttattttacattattacatattgctggtcataaacatatagattacaaaacagaaaaccaaaagaagaatggaagtgaaattaatacatatgagtcaaccggccacacgcgaagtatccgtatatattttaaatatttatacgcgcgttcttcgaacaaacctgttttagtggtttgtctggcattgctatttgattcgattatttacagtatcgagaatcattgcgctcatgcttaattcattagtcaatatgatggcataattctggttaaattaattgaaaacaatatttatcatggtattgttgtaaaacacattaagaatctattattattcatttaacatctgtctggtctaaagaaaattccagttcacctagttcacgctatagcgtcttcaTTATGTTatgattattttcctggccgcgaactccgatcagcacatagggttgagacgcagcgatgacctgtatgtaaactctgacattcacaaaCAGTGGCCGCAATTTGACCCGAtgtacctcgcgagttgaaatgcaatacattaaagtgagtcttcgcttccactgctctctatactttaacatgttaacatgttgacaggaatatggaagttagtactaaatatgagaaaatagcctttaagtgcaaacgttctcgcgctgacaatcttctgaaaataaaaggtggacgcacaaactgtattgatgtcgagattgagtgtataactgttctatctattaagccttttcattagatatacaattgtttcatgcttaacacgcagtaaaacagtgttacaaagacgcggacatgtttccaatgtgctggtcgtattctcaaatcagccaatgcagtcaatgaagtgtattcatctgtacttggccgcgggaagttttatttgaattctattggacgctcacaaaggtcaggctaaggtgaaaagctggcttaaaacagcttacgccgaaaaagctccagtataaaacaagaatgaaattaaagaaataaaaaaaaggaaaaaaaaagttaaccccacctgggatcgaaccactgacaattgaattatgaaccaactcggtcatttctgatgatactgataacaaaaatattgagttgtgataatagcatcatcggtgttgctataaatatattctcggttaaataaactgccgcaacaccccttaaataaTGAAATGATTTACCTCTCATCGTGAGTCTTACCCTATACTTTTTCGGTAGTGTTTGTtatctcatcttgaaagcaaaactgtgtttatcgatagtcaatcaTGTCTTCcactgacgatttagtgaccgattacagaccctgaaattctgcgagttGGATTTTAATGCGTAGTTTTACATGGGCCAAATATTGTGTCTATGtttcgtttgaacatgcagagagaaGACGGAATTCCTAACACTGAACAGTGTTATGTACATCCTTTACactgtgcacagacacagtgatgtagccaaagctCAGATAATTTCTCttgaatcagcctatgaaatgtTCGAATGTATGcattcgtgtctgctggcgttatgtaaatgttatttaagGTCTTATTGTAAATTTtgcatttgtatatggtgtcaaaacagttttgtaaagggaattttcatcatgaaattatattttatattaactggttctcatcATCACATTTTCCTcatattttctatgctttcagaacgtctaaaaagGACATCCTGTTATTATTCCGTTCAAGTTATctctacatctacatctacatggtACGTTAACCTGTCATCACTGACAATGATTTAACGGTGCGCAAGAAAAAGATTAAAAGtgtgaaatataattaaagcATCGGTCAAGGTTGCAAAGGTAAAATATGATAAAAGAATAAGATAAGATACCAACTACTACCCTCCATAAGAGTGACCAATCCAGCTTGCGTAGCGCTGCCAGGGTATGATACCCCGCCGGCACAGCTCCCTCCTCATTTGGAAAAGTAGTAGTTGGAAGTGGTATCCCCTAGAAGGGTTGGGTCGACAGCTCCCTCTTAAAGGATACCAAGGAGGGAGTCTCAGCGGTGCTGGCTGGTAGTTTGTTCCACATCGGTATAGTCCGTGGGAAGAAGCTGTACTTAAAGGTGTCTGTAGATGTAGAGTACTGCCTGTATTGGTGATTATGGTGGTTTGCCGCTCTTGTCCTGGAGGTAACTGGAGTCAAGTACTTTGAAGCTGGTATATCGActaaattgttgatgattttatataacataatcagTTGAGTTTTTCCTCTCCTTGTCTCCAGCGATTCCCAGTGCAGATGGTCAAGCATATCTGAGACGCTACTGGTGTTTCGGTATCGATTGGTGACAAAGCGAGCTGCTCTACGCTGAACCATTTCAACTTTATGTATCATGTCCTTCTGGTAGGGACTCCAAATGGAAGAGCAGTAGTCAAGATTTGATCGAACCATGGTGTAATAGGCGTTTTTTTAGTCGATTCAGTAGCCTTGTGCAAGTTTCTAAGTAAAAATCCGAGCATACTGATTGCCTTTTTCGTTGTTCTAAGTATGTGTTGCCTCCAGGATGGGTTAGATTGAATGTCCACGCTTaggtattttgttgttttatctaAAGTAAGTGGAATGCCTTTCAGGTGGTAGATAAAGGTCTTGGAGCTTTTAGATCTGCTTACTCTCAAAACACTGCACTTATGGGGGTGAAATT carries:
- the LOC127869908 gene encoding uncharacterized protein LOC127869908; its protein translation is MRNNLILTGIEEDNTTGNEPPAVTETKLRAFLKEKLKLASDAVDAMRLERVHRSPSHPVTGKVRSVVVKFAFFKDREEVRRQWPELKGSPYNVFEQFPPEIQEKRRRLVPKMKEAKRGGKKAWIAYDTLYIDGRPVSQ